From Novosphingobium decolorationis, one genomic window encodes:
- a CDS encoding TonB-dependent receptor has protein sequence MRQVLSLSLGAALVLGSAWPVSVAARGQESRVHTQAGSASQAAIAIARQTGASVVIVDPALARRAVPALDAHIPAAEAVRRLARAAGGRVVATGPAAWRIEPVSRPARTLRAAPQVPEAPREITGAPIIVLSSKRELALGDLPAQVAILEPEELEAGGIGGTEKITRQLPTVASTHLGSGRNKLFIRGIADSSFTGPTQATVGQYLGDMRLTYNAPDPDLRLTDMARVEVLEGPQGTLYGAGSLGGIIRLVPHAPDLDDIAGSAVLGGSLTRHGEPGVDGSAMLNLPLVEGRVGLRASLDAQRTGGYIDKARIDGRNVNGSDILGGRVALRLEPAPDWSVTLMALGQRTDNADSQYADREGSRLENGARVAERADADYAMGQLVVAGRLGAVRLRSTTGLVRQTLRENFDATPQGGPPRLFTQANRTRMVAHETRLWQPERGGVGWVAGVSFTHNETRLNRSLTSFALRAIPAGVRNVVDEGTLYGEASLRLAAPLVATAGARITHSRLGGGGEDIRPEIQLAHAAMDIAARRSFTTVLPSAALNLTLAPEASLFLRYQEGFRPGGLAIESEYVRRFRDDHTQTFEVGARRGQRGRGAFDFALSLSYTRWQDIQADFIDASGLPSTANIGDGRIWTASVSGGLRLARGLRAEAGISWNRSKVDEPALPLMLLSTRSMQVPNIAHLAARVAMSWDRELGGDIRLKAQGWASYVGRSRLGVGPELGAPQGDYLDTGALLRVGTERLGVSLGITNIADVRGNRFALGTPFGTGREQVTPLRPRTLRIGLDTAF, from the coding sequence ATGCGCCAGGTCCTGAGCCTTTCTCTGGGCGCTGCCCTGGTGCTGGGCAGCGCGTGGCCCGTGTCCGTAGCTGCGCGGGGGCAGGAAAGCCGTGTCCACACCCAAGCTGGTAGCGCCTCGCAGGCGGCCATCGCGATTGCGCGCCAGACGGGGGCGAGTGTCGTCATCGTGGACCCCGCACTCGCGCGCCGCGCGGTGCCCGCGCTCGACGCGCACATTCCTGCGGCCGAGGCCGTGCGGCGGCTGGCGCGTGCGGCGGGGGGACGGGTCGTGGCGACCGGCCCGGCGGCCTGGCGCATCGAGCCGGTTTCCCGTCCGGCCCGCACGCTCCGCGCCGCGCCGCAGGTGCCCGAAGCCCCCCGCGAAATCACCGGCGCGCCGATCATTGTCCTTTCCAGCAAGCGCGAGCTGGCGCTTGGCGACCTTCCGGCCCAGGTCGCGATCCTGGAGCCCGAGGAACTGGAGGCGGGCGGCATCGGCGGGACCGAGAAGATCACCCGCCAGCTTCCGACGGTGGCCTCCACGCACCTGGGCAGCGGGCGCAACAAGCTGTTCATTCGCGGCATCGCGGATTCCAGCTTCACCGGCCCCACGCAGGCGACTGTGGGGCAGTATCTGGGCGACATGCGCCTCACCTATAATGCGCCCGACCCGGACCTGCGCCTCACCGACATGGCCCGCGTCGAGGTGCTGGAGGGGCCGCAGGGCACGCTCTATGGTGCTGGCTCGCTGGGCGGCATCATCCGGCTTGTCCCCCATGCGCCGGACCTGGACGACATCGCGGGTTCCGCCGTTCTGGGCGGCTCGCTCACGCGCCATGGCGAACCGGGCGTCGATGGCAGCGCCATGCTCAACCTGCCGCTGGTCGAGGGACGCGTAGGCCTGCGGGCCTCGCTCGATGCTCAGCGCACGGGTGGCTACATCGACAAGGCCCGTATCGATGGCCGCAACGTCAACGGCAGCGATATCCTGGGTGGGCGCGTGGCCTTGCGGCTTGAACCTGCGCCCGACTGGTCGGTGACCCTGATGGCCCTTGGCCAACGGACCGACAACGCCGACAGCCAGTATGCCGACCGGGAGGGATCCAGGCTGGAGAACGGCGCGCGCGTGGCCGAGCGGGCCGATGCGGACTACGCGATGGGGCAACTCGTCGTCGCGGGAAGGCTCGGGGCCGTCCGTCTGCGCTCGACGACGGGCCTCGTGCGCCAGACCTTGCGGGAGAATTTCGATGCGACCCCGCAAGGCGGGCCGCCGCGCCTCTTCACGCAGGCCAACCGCACGCGCATGGTGGCGCACGAAACCCGGCTCTGGCAGCCCGAGCGCGGGGGCGTGGGCTGGGTCGCAGGGGTGAGTTTTACCCACAACGAAACGCGCCTCAACCGCTCGCTGACGTCATTTGCACTGCGCGCGATCCCGGCTGGCGTGCGCAATGTCGTGGACGAGGGCACGCTCTATGGCGAGGCCAGCCTGCGCCTTGCCGCGCCGCTCGTCGCGACCGCGGGGGCGCGCATCACCCATTCGCGGCTGGGCGGCGGGGGTGAGGACATCCGGCCCGAGATCCAGCTCGCCCATGCCGCGATGGACATCGCCGCGCGCCGCTCCTTCACGACTGTCCTGCCCTCGGCAGCGCTCAACCTGACACTCGCGCCCGAGGCCTCGCTTTTCCTGCGCTACCAGGAAGGTTTCCGCCCCGGCGGCCTGGCCATCGAGAGCGAGTACGTCCGGCGCTTTCGCGATGACCACACGCAGACCTTCGAGGTGGGCGCACGTCGCGGCCAGCGGGGGCGCGGCGCGTTCGATTTCGCGCTCTCGCTCTCCTACACGCGCTGGCAGGACATCCAGGCCGACTTCATCGACGCGAGCGGCCTGCCCAGTACGGCCAATATCGGGGACGGACGGATCTGGACGGCGAGCGTGTCCGGGGGGCTGCGGCTGGCCCGGGGACTTCGGGCCGAGGCAGGCATTTCATGGAACCGCAGCAAGGTGGACGAGCCTGCACTGCCGCTCATGCTCCTCTCCACGCGCTCGATGCAGGTGCCCAACATTGCCCATCTGGCCGCGCGTGTGGCGATGAGCTGGGATCGCGAGCTTGGCGGCGATATCCGGCTGAAGGCGCAGGGCTGGGCCAGCTACGTCGGGCGTTCGCGTCTGGGCGTGGGGCCCGAACTCGGCGCGCCGCAAGGCGATTACCTCGACACCGGCGCGCTGCTGCGCGTGGGCACCGAGCGTCTTGGCGTGAGCCTTGGCATCACCAATATCGCCGATGTGCGCGGCAACCGTTTCGCCCTGGGGACGCCGTTTGGCACCGGGCGCGAGCAGGTCACGCCGCTGCGTCCGCGCACGCTGCGCATCGGTCTCGACACCGCGTTCTGA
- a CDS encoding autotransporter outer membrane beta-barrel domain-containing protein — MPRYLLASTAVLALAAAAQPALAEDVTDARTSPLRTSTIADGAPGSIAITEDGSVTLTGGTAVTMDSNHAVSNAGEIAVSNGQAGILAQAGTQGDITNTGTITVDEPYAPEDEDNDGDLDGPFALGSNRYGIRTMGAHEGTITNSGEIAVQGNDSAGIALGGPLTGDLVHEGETVVTGDRSVGIEAGDISGDVRLAGTIRAQGEDAIGARVSGDVGGAMVVQGTLAATGYRYTSVPADPSDLDADDLLQGGSALVIGGDVAGGIALAVAPADTDPDVDDEDGDGLPDADEGSARVISYGEAPAMVIGAADRDIAIGAVEGTARGYGLQVDGVIEGRGLYEGVDANALVIGGQGGEVAIANGIGVNGTIAALSDGGNATAVRIGAGADVPELRNAGTIRASGGEQVGAIHVEQGASLGALRNSGTIQATSGEDGTTYAVRDESGTLAALDNSGAIIASGADGTNVAIDLSAASGDVTVRQTAVAAGYDAPEITGDVRLGSGNDTLSIADGTLTGNVAFGAGDNTLTLSGDAVQTGDVTFGSGADRVSLEGSASYEGTLDFGGGADRLDLAGNAYFMGALVNAGQAAVTLSGGALDLRSPASIGSLEVGEGSVLVATLDSAPGQGSAYNVAGTARFAEGSRLALRLADVTTAEGSYEVLTAGTLEGRDNIETVTDLVPFMFKAQLDEEAGANSIVVDIARRTREELGLNRSQASAYDAAFAALAADEEIEDVFLAITDGDTFRDTVGQMLPDHAGGGFEGISLGVRTLARQLQDPPHPAGDKSRFSTNVNLAFWGSEKDTGATAAYDLNGYAWSLTGEYRTGIGYFGATASYIWNQHTSGAASEVKSQSVEGAVHWRGHFGPIGGFARASIGHADFDSERTFSGVTAQETVSRTIDGSWNGRFVSAIGGISAEGGSQHFFFRPQVSLDYVRLKEDGYGETGDDALGLLVEDRTSDELGLNAGMTVGVDVLGMSAGDEGWMRIETEGGWREVLSGGLGATTARFGTGEVEPGEAFRLDPDGTTGGWYGRLRAYGGPSGFIMGGELSADRRHGEVALALRGSVTVKW; from the coding sequence ATGCCGCGATACCTGCTAGCCTCTACTGCCGTTCTTGCCCTCGCCGCCGCTGCGCAGCCGGCACTAGCCGAGGACGTCACCGACGCCCGCACATCCCCTTTGCGCACTTCGACCATTGCCGATGGCGCGCCCGGGTCCATCGCGATCACCGAGGATGGCTCGGTCACTCTCACGGGCGGCACGGCGGTGACGATGGACAGTAATCACGCCGTCTCCAACGCGGGCGAAATCGCGGTGAGCAACGGCCAGGCCGGGATCCTCGCCCAGGCCGGAACACAGGGCGACATCACCAACACCGGCACGATCACGGTGGATGAGCCTTACGCGCCTGAAGACGAGGATAACGACGGCGATCTCGACGGCCCCTTCGCGCTGGGTTCCAATCGGTACGGCATCCGCACGATGGGCGCGCACGAGGGCACGATCACGAACAGCGGTGAAATTGCAGTGCAGGGCAACGATTCGGCCGGTATCGCCCTTGGCGGTCCGCTGACCGGCGACCTTGTCCATGAGGGCGAAACGGTGGTGACGGGCGATCGCTCGGTTGGCATCGAGGCCGGGGACATCTCCGGCGACGTGCGCCTTGCCGGGACGATCCGCGCGCAGGGCGAGGATGCCATTGGCGCGCGCGTCTCTGGCGATGTGGGCGGTGCGATGGTGGTGCAGGGCACGCTTGCTGCCACCGGCTACCGCTATACCAGTGTTCCGGCCGATCCTTCGGACCTTGATGCGGATGACCTGCTCCAGGGCGGCTCGGCGCTCGTGATTGGCGGCGATGTCGCGGGCGGCATCGCGCTCGCCGTCGCGCCAGCTGACACCGATCCTGATGTCGATGATGAGGATGGCGACGGCCTGCCCGATGCCGACGAAGGCAGCGCCCGGGTCATCTCCTACGGCGAGGCCCCGGCCATGGTCATCGGGGCAGCGGACAGGGATATCGCCATTGGCGCGGTCGAGGGCACGGCGCGTGGTTACGGGCTCCAGGTCGATGGCGTGATTGAGGGGCGTGGCCTTTACGAAGGCGTTGACGCAAACGCGCTCGTCATCGGCGGGCAGGGCGGCGAGGTCGCGATTGCCAATGGTATCGGCGTCAACGGCACCATTGCTGCGCTGTCCGATGGCGGCAATGCAACGGCGGTGCGTATCGGTGCGGGCGCGGATGTCCCCGAACTGCGCAATGCCGGGACCATCCGCGCCTCGGGCGGGGAGCAGGTCGGCGCCATTCACGTGGAGCAGGGCGCATCTCTTGGGGCGCTGCGCAACAGCGGTACGATCCAGGCGACGAGCGGCGAGGACGGCACGACCTACGCCGTGCGCGATGAGAGCGGCACGCTGGCCGCGCTCGACAACAGCGGCGCGATCATCGCCAGCGGTGCGGACGGCACGAACGTGGCGATAGACCTGTCCGCGGCAAGCGGAGATGTGACGGTGCGCCAGACGGCGGTCGCGGCGGGCTACGATGCTCCCGAGATTACGGGCGATGTACGCCTTGGCAGCGGCAACGACACGCTCTCGATTGCCGATGGCACGCTGACCGGCAATGTCGCGTTCGGGGCGGGCGACAACACGCTGACGCTCTCGGGCGATGCCGTGCAGACAGGCGATGTGACGTTCGGCTCGGGCGCGGATCGGGTGAGCTTGGAAGGCTCGGCCAGCTATGAAGGCACGCTCGATTTCGGCGGCGGTGCGGACCGGCTTGATCTTGCCGGGAATGCCTATTTCATGGGCGCGCTCGTCAACGCAGGCCAGGCTGCGGTCACGCTCTCGGGCGGTGCGCTGGATCTGCGCAGCCCGGCCAGCATCGGCTCGCTCGAGGTGGGGGAGGGCAGTGTCCTGGTGGCCACGCTCGATTCCGCGCCGGGACAGGGCAGCGCCTACAATGTGGCGGGTACCGCGCGGTTCGCGGAGGGCTCGCGCCTTGCCTTGCGGCTGGCCGATGTCACGACCGCCGAAGGCAGCTACGAGGTCCTGACGGCGGGCACGCTGGAAGGGCGCGACAATATCGAGACCGTCACCGACCTGGTGCCCTTCATGTTCAAGGCACAGCTTGATGAAGAGGCCGGCGCCAATTCCATCGTCGTCGACATCGCGCGCCGCACGCGCGAGGAACTGGGGCTCAACCGTTCGCAGGCGAGCGCCTATGACGCGGCCTTTGCCGCCCTTGCCGCCGATGAGGAGATCGAGGATGTGTTCCTTGCCATCACCGATGGCGACACCTTCCGCGACACCGTGGGGCAGATGCTCCCCGACCATGCGGGCGGAGGCTTCGAGGGTATCAGCCTGGGCGTACGCACGCTGGCCCGCCAGCTCCAGGATCCGCCGCATCCCGCAGGCGATAAAAGCCGCTTCTCGACCAACGTGAACCTGGCCTTCTGGGGGAGCGAGAAGGATACCGGGGCGACTGCGGCCTATGACCTCAATGGCTATGCCTGGTCGCTTACCGGGGAATACCGCACCGGCATCGGCTATTTCGGTGCGACGGCTTCCTACATCTGGAACCAGCACACGAGCGGCGCGGCGAGCGAGGTCAAGTCCCAGTCGGTCGAGGGCGCGGTGCACTGGCGTGGGCATTTCGGCCCGATCGGGGGCTTTGCGCGCGCCTCCATCGGCCATGCCGACTTCGACAGCGAGCGCACCTTCTCGGGCGTGACGGCGCAGGAGACCGTCTCGCGCACGATCGATGGCAGCTGGAACGGCCGCTTCGTCAGCGCCATCGGCGGCATCTCGGCCGAGGGAGGCAGCCAGCACTTCTTCTTCCGCCCGCAGGTCTCGCTCGACTACGTGCGCCTGAAGGAAGACGGCTACGGCGAAACCGGCGACGATGCGCTGGGCCTCCTGGTCGAGGATCGCACCAGCGACGAGCTTGGCCTCAATGCGGGGATGACCGTGGGCGTCGATGTGCTGGGCATGTCGGCGGGCGATGAAGGCTGGATGCGGATCGAGACCGAAGGCGGCTGGCGCGAGGTGCTGAGCGGCGGTCTTGGCGCGACCACGGCGCGCTTCGGTACCGGTGAGGTCGAGCCGGGCGAGGCGTTCCGGCTCGATCCCGATGGTACGACCGGCGGCTGGTACGGGCGCCTGCGGGCCTATGGTGGCCCCAGCGGCTTCATCATGGGCGGCGAGCTCTCGGCTGACCGCCGTCACGGCGAGGTCGCCCTGGCGCTTCGGGGCAGCGTCACTGTGAAGTGGTAA
- a CDS encoding TonB-dependent receptor, producing the protein MNFRKTELACGIAAGVMALALGAPAFAQDMAAEAGADDTVTGNAIIVTANMREETLQEVPIAVSVVSGEQLQAAGVSAVEGLVQVSPSLTFTQGDNPGDSSLNIRGIGTTVFSVATEPAVSIVVDDVVMARAGQGFQDLIDVQRVEVLRGPQSTLFGKNASAGLVSVTTSDPTSYLSGKVDGSFAQGGEWQARGIISGPVAKDAGLSVSGYYKDYDGFIDNVSGIGDDKLGGYRNYGGRAKFVYEPHNDLKITLIGDYRNGTNDASPTLRAVDGQAYADAIAPVVASPDNRDVNLNADTTNDSEQWGVSGRIQARLNDDLQLVSITAVRGWDFTARSDVDYTSLSEPVPGVNLWDVNTGTTNLKQYSQELRVVSGDLGGFDVLFGGYAFLLDLDTGFQRRQIFPAGPRSGQFTGSTKNTNLAVFASTNIYLTDTLEMFGGLRLLHETLDWDVYRDPADVLVAGDSALGGAAGVAADFDGKTSDTALVGKIGLRYQLGSLGNAYASYSRGYKGKGFNLIFAAQPNYEPVDAEQSDAFEVGAKLQSLDGVWSLNAAVFYTKYKNFQSQAQLPGDVAFYLLNAGSTSTKGIELEGTIRPTSLTTVNLGMTLLDARIDSFPLGPCYRGQTAAEGCVDGVQDLAGGDLPNAPDFRLTGSLRQTVPFGDSAPVDGFVMVDGSYQTKVSYQIDQNPRAAQGGFGLVNLSAGVESKDDSYSVTVFVRNLFDQNNVSNIFDSGFNGGRTYQQVLRDGARYWGVRASYSF; encoded by the coding sequence ATGAATTTCCGAAAGACTGAGCTGGCCTGCGGTATCGCGGCCGGTGTGATGGCACTGGCGCTGGGCGCTCCGGCCTTCGCGCAGGACATGGCAGCCGAAGCGGGCGCCGACGACACCGTCACCGGCAATGCCATCATCGTCACCGCGAACATGCGTGAGGAAACGCTTCAGGAAGTCCCCATCGCGGTTTCGGTCGTCAGCGGCGAGCAGCTGCAGGCAGCGGGCGTCAGCGCGGTCGAGGGTCTTGTCCAGGTCTCTCCCTCGCTCACCTTCACCCAGGGCGACAATCCGGGTGACAGCTCGCTCAACATTCGCGGTATCGGCACCACCGTGTTCTCGGTCGCGACCGAGCCTGCCGTCTCGATCGTCGTCGACGACGTCGTGATGGCGCGCGCAGGGCAGGGCTTCCAGGACCTCATCGACGTGCAGCGCGTCGAAGTCCTGCGCGGTCCCCAGTCGACCCTGTTCGGCAAGAACGCCTCGGCTGGCCTGGTCTCGGTCACGACGTCGGATCCGACCTCCTACCTCTCGGGCAAGGTCGACGGCAGCTTCGCCCAGGGCGGCGAATGGCAGGCACGCGGCATCATCTCGGGTCCGGTGGCCAAGGATGCGGGCCTCAGCGTCAGCGGCTACTACAAGGATTACGATGGCTTCATCGACAATGTCTCGGGCATCGGCGATGACAAGCTGGGCGGCTATCGCAACTACGGCGGCCGTGCCAAGTTCGTCTACGAGCCCCACAACGACCTCAAGATCACGCTGATCGGCGACTACCGCAACGGCACCAACGATGCGAGCCCGACCCTGCGCGCGGTCGATGGCCAGGCCTATGCCGACGCGATCGCGCCGGTCGTGGCCTCGCCCGACAACCGCGACGTCAACCTCAACGCGGACACCACCAACGACAGCGAACAGTGGGGCGTCTCGGGCCGCATCCAGGCGCGCCTGAACGACGACCTCCAGCTGGTCTCGATCACCGCCGTGCGCGGCTGGGACTTCACCGCCCGTTCGGACGTCGACTACACCTCGCTTTCCGAGCCGGTGCCCGGCGTGAACCTGTGGGACGTCAACACCGGCACCACCAACCTCAAGCAGTACTCGCAGGAACTGCGCGTGGTCTCGGGTGACCTCGGCGGCTTCGACGTGCTGTTCGGCGGCTATGCCTTCCTGCTCGACCTCGACACCGGCTTCCAGCGTCGCCAGATCTTCCCGGCCGGTCCGCGCAGCGGCCAGTTCACGGGTTCGACCAAGAACACCAACCTTGCCGTCTTTGCCAGCACCAACATCTACCTCACCGACACGCTCGAGATGTTCGGTGGCCTGCGCCTCCTCCATGAGACGTTGGACTGGGACGTGTACCGTGACCCGGCCGATGTGCTTGTCGCCGGAGACAGCGCGCTTGGCGGGGCTGCGGGCGTTGCGGCCGACTTCGATGGCAAGACCAGCGACACCGCGCTCGTCGGCAAGATCGGTCTGCGCTACCAGCTGGGCAGCCTTGGCAACGCCTACGCCAGCTATTCGCGTGGCTACAAGGGCAAGGGCTTCAACCTGATCTTCGCCGCGCAGCCCAACTACGAGCCGGTCGACGCTGAGCAGTCCGACGCCTTCGAAGTCGGCGCCAAGCTGCAGAGCCTGGACGGCGTGTGGTCGCTCAACGCGGCGGTGTTCTACACCAAGTACAAGAACTTCCAGTCGCAGGCGCAGCTGCCCGGTGACGTCGCGTTCTACCTGCTCAACGCCGGTTCGACCTCGACCAAGGGTATCGAGCTGGAAGGTACCATTCGCCCGACTTCGCTCACCACGGTGAACCTGGGCATGACACTGCTCGATGCGCGCATCGACTCCTTCCCGCTCGGCCCGTGCTATCGTGGCCAGACCGCGGCCGAGGGCTGCGTCGATGGAGTGCAGGATCTGGCGGGCGGCGATCTGCCCAACGCGCCCGACTTCCGTCTCACCGGCTCGCTGCGTCAGACCGTGCCCTTCGGTGACAGCGCGCCCGTCGATGGCTTCGTGATGGTCGATGGCAGCTACCAGACCAAGGTGTCCTACCAGATTGACCAGAACCCGCGTGCCGCGCAGGGGGGCTTTGGCCTGGTGAACCTCTCGGCCGGTGTGGAATCGAAGGATGACAGCTACTCGGTGACTGTCTTCGTGCGCAATCTGTTCGACCAGAACAACGTGTCCAACATCTTCGACTCCGGCTTCAATGGCGGTCGTACCTACCAGCAGGTCCTGCGCGATGGCGCACGCTACTGGGGGGTGCGCGCGTCCTACAGTTTCTGA
- a CDS encoding glycoside hydrolase family 3 protein, which translates to MTECELNDPVTIDPLALAPEDRAWVEATLDTLSVEGKVGQLFALSSIGDDLAEISRHCALGVGGIHRFPGHDLKAAWEATRAAIQGSRIPPLISGDIEGGTVSQAFATAVPNQMGLAACADEDLSRRISAIVLREARRQGFNWTFSPVVDINRNFRNPVVGTRSYGSDMATILREAGIMTEVLQAGGIATCAKHWPGDGIDDRDQHLVTSVNGLSMDAWHASFGEIYRTMFAKGVMSVMSAHIALPAAFPADAGAGRFVPASVSKRLNLELLRGELGFKGLIVSDATPMGGLTGWQERAEAVPAVIENGCDMFLFSPDPGGDYRHMMDGLRRGALSEQRLEDAVRMILTLKARLGLHRMALDEWVPPLEEGTTRLSTPESEAVAAEANARAITLVKDTQDLLPLDPARHRRVVLLAEEGWNFISGALPRSLDVFCEDMRQAGFDLRMYDAETPPAPEDTDLVVYLIGQEATASLSHIYLDWTALHGGARKAMKRFSREIPTLMISLGQPYYLYDAPDVRTYINGYSALPSVQSALVERLLGKAPFTGVSPVDPFCGEEQLRY; encoded by the coding sequence ATGACCGAATGCGAACTGAATGACCCTGTGACCATCGATCCCCTGGCGCTTGCGCCCGAGGATCGGGCCTGGGTCGAGGCCACGCTCGACACGCTCAGCGTCGAGGGCAAGGTCGGTCAGCTCTTCGCACTCAGTTCGATCGGCGATGACCTCGCCGAAATTTCCCGCCACTGCGCACTGGGCGTGGGCGGGATCCACCGCTTCCCCGGGCACGACCTCAAGGCGGCCTGGGAAGCGACCCGCGCGGCCATCCAGGGATCACGCATTCCCCCGCTCATCAGCGGTGATATCGAAGGGGGCACGGTCAGCCAGGCCTTCGCCACCGCCGTTCCCAACCAGATGGGCCTGGCCGCCTGCGCAGACGAGGACCTCTCGCGCCGTATCTCGGCGATCGTCCTTCGCGAAGCGCGCCGTCAGGGCTTCAACTGGACCTTCAGTCCGGTCGTCGACATCAACCGCAATTTTCGCAACCCGGTCGTGGGCACGCGATCCTACGGTTCGGACATGGCGACGATCCTGCGCGAAGCCGGAATCATGACCGAGGTGCTCCAGGCGGGCGGCATCGCCACTTGCGCCAAGCACTGGCCGGGCGATGGCATCGATGACCGCGACCAGCATCTCGTCACCAGCGTCAACGGCCTCTCCATGGACGCGTGGCACGCGAGCTTCGGCGAGATCTACCGCACGATGTTTGCCAAGGGCGTCATGTCGGTGATGTCCGCGCATATCGCGTTGCCCGCCGCCTTTCCCGCCGATGCCGGGGCCGGGCGGTTCGTACCCGCCTCGGTTTCGAAGCGCCTCAACCTCGAACTCCTGCGCGGCGAACTGGGCTTCAAGGGCCTGATCGTTTCCGACGCGACTCCCATGGGCGGGCTCACCGGCTGGCAAGAGCGCGCCGAGGCCGTGCCTGCCGTGATCGAGAACGGCTGCGACATGTTCCTGTTCTCGCCCGATCCGGGCGGGGATTATCGCCACATGATGGACGGCCTGCGCCGCGGCGCGCTGAGCGAGCAGCGCCTTGAAGATGCCGTGCGCATGATCCTGACGCTGAAGGCCCGGCTTGGCCTTCACCGCATGGCCCTGGATGAATGGGTGCCCCCGCTTGAGGAGGGCACCACACGCCTCTCCACGCCCGAGAGCGAGGCCGTGGCGGCCGAGGCCAACGCGCGCGCGATCACGCTGGTCAAGGACACGCAGGACCTGCTGCCGCTTGACCCTGCACGGCACAGGCGCGTGGTGCTACTGGCCGAGGAAGGCTGGAACTTCATCTCCGGCGCGCTGCCGCGCAGTCTCGATGTCTTCTGCGAGGACATGCGCCAGGCCGGTTTCGACTTGCGCATGTACGATGCCGAGACCCCTCCGGCGCCTGAAGACACCGACCTTGTCGTCTACCTCATCGGCCAGGAGGCAACCGCCAGCCTCTCGCACATCTATCTTGACTGGACCGCGCTTCACGGCGGCGCGCGCAAGGCGATGAAGCGCTTCTCGCGCGAGATCCCGACGCTGATGATCTCGCTGGGCCAGCCCTATTATCTCTACGATGCGCCCGACGTGCGCACCTACATCAATGGCTACAGCGCGCTGCCCTCGGTGCAGTCCGCGCTGGTCGAACGGCTGCTCGGCAAGGCGCCGTTCACGGGTGTGAGCCCGGTCGATCCCTTCTGTGGCGAAGAGCAGCTTCGCTACTGA
- a CDS encoding LacI family DNA-binding transcriptional regulator, whose protein sequence is MMDKKVGTRSRRRSGGGVTMAAVARHAGVSSMTVSNVLNNKPSVLPATRDAVLKAIAELDYRPNTAARALASASNYRIGLLHRDSDSALLSAMLVGTLNASARLGVQLNIKVYDQKNPLDSVREFLNTSPDGLLLPPPLCERVSAAGLPEEYDVPMVALAAGRELANMHCVRIDDEQAAYETTGILLRAGHRRIGFVRIPSLAGESRFAGYARALSDQGLTLDEALVWNARPTFDAGLRLAEEILPGKRTITAMFAGNDDMAAAFVNVALRTNLRIPEDISVVGFDDTPIAVKIWPALTTVRQPLGEIAEVATRHLVAELQARDKETKAAPGGTTFVDYQIIERNSVAPPSS, encoded by the coding sequence ATGATGGACAAGAAAGTGGGCACACGATCGCGCAGGCGTTCGGGCGGCGGGGTCACGATGGCCGCCGTCGCGCGCCATGCCGGTGTCTCCTCGATGACGGTTTCCAATGTTCTCAACAACAAGCCGAGTGTTCTTCCCGCCACGCGCGACGCCGTGCTGAAGGCCATCGCCGAACTCGACTACCGGCCCAACACCGCCGCCCGTGCGCTGGCCAGCGCCAGCAATTACCGCATCGGCCTGCTCCACCGCGACAGCGACAGCGCGCTCTTGAGCGCGATGCTGGTCGGCACGCTCAATGCCTCGGCCCGGCTCGGCGTGCAGCTCAACATCAAGGTCTACGACCAGAAGAACCCGCTGGATTCGGTGCGCGAGTTCCTGAACACGTCACCCGACGGCCTGCTCCTGCCCCCACCGCTGTGCGAACGGGTGAGCGCGGCCGGCCTGCCGGAGGAATACGACGTCCCCATGGTCGCCCTCGCCGCGGGCCGGGAACTGGCCAACATGCACTGCGTGCGCATCGACGACGAACAGGCGGCCTATGAGACGACCGGCATCCTGCTGCGCGCGGGCCACCGTCGCATCGGCTTCGTGCGTATTCCCAGCCTTGCCGGGGAAAGCCGCTTTGCCGGCTACGCCCGCGCGCTCTCCGACCAGGGCCTGACACTGGATGAAGCGCTGGTCTGGAACGCCCGCCCAACCTTCGATGCGGGCCTGCGCCTCGCCGAAGAAATCCTGCCCGGCAAGCGCACGATCACCGCCATGTTCGCAGGCAACGACGACATGGCCGCTGCCTTCGTGAACGTGGCGCTGCGCACGAACCTGCGCATTCCCGAAGATATCTCGGTGGTGGGCTTTGACGACACGCCCATCGCCGTAAAGATCTGGCCCGCGCTCACCACTGTGCGCCAGCCGCTCGGCGAGATCGCCGAAGTCGCCACCCGTCATCTCGTGGCCGAGCTGCAGGCGCGCGACAAGGAGACGAAGGCGGCTCCAGGGGGAACCACCTTCGTCGACTACCAGATCATCGAGCGGAATTCGGTTGCGCCCCCTTCGTCCTGA